A DNA window from Candidatus Niyogibacteria bacterium CG10_big_fil_rev_8_21_14_0_10_46_36 contains the following coding sequences:
- a CDS encoding tRNA 2-thiouridine(34) synthase MnmA: MSMNAVKKKVFVALSGGVDSSVAALLLAQSGKYEVIGAHMKCWSEGAYCTSEQDAEDARRVAEILNIPFYAFDLEKEYRASVYEYMVREYKAGRTPNPDVMCNKEIKFGIFLQKALSLGADYIATGHYVRGDEHNGVHTLSIAGDQHKDQSYFLWTLTQEQLRHALFPLGEHTKDKVREKAREFGLPTHAKKDSQGLCFVGDIDFRSFMQEILPKREGQVLTAAGKEIGTHEGAEFYTIGQRHGIGIGGGIPYYVISTDVRTNTITVAEGPYEEALFASETYVADIHWIAGRAPVLPLKCDVRIRYRQPLQKATIVHDGDRIKVEFESPQRAVTPGQSVVLYATEESSVGRQMLGGGVIS; encoded by the coding sequence ATGTCAATGAATGCAGTAAAGAAAAAGGTGTTTGTGGCGCTTTCCGGCGGAGTAGATTCGTCGGTCGCGGCTTTGCTGCTTGCGCAAAGCGGGAAATATGAAGTGATTGGTGCGCATATGAAATGTTGGAGTGAGGGCGCGTATTGTACATCGGAGCAGGATGCTGAAGATGCGCGGCGTGTCGCCGAAATATTGAATATCCCGTTTTACGCATTTGATCTTGAGAAAGAATACCGTGCATCAGTATACGAATATATGGTGCGTGAATACAAGGCGGGGCGCACACCAAACCCTGATGTTATGTGCAATAAAGAGATTAAATTCGGCATATTTTTACAAAAAGCGCTGTCTTTGGGGGCGGATTATATTGCTACCGGACACTATGTACGGGGAGACGAACATAATGGCGTGCATACGCTTTCTATCGCCGGAGACCAACACAAGGACCAAAGTTATTTTTTATGGACATTAACGCAAGAACAATTACGTCACGCACTTTTTCCACTGGGGGAGCACACAAAAGACAAAGTGCGGGAGAAGGCGCGTGAATTCGGATTGCCGACTCATGCAAAGAAAGATTCGCAAGGGCTTTGTTTCGTGGGCGATATTGATTTTCGTTCATTTATGCAGGAAATTTTGCCGAAGCGCGAGGGGCAGGTTCTTACTGCCGCAGGAAAAGAGATTGGGACGCATGAAGGAGCGGAATTTTATACGATAGGACAGCGGCATGGCATAGGTATCGGCGGAGGTATCCCATACTATGTTATTTCTACGGATGTACGGACAAATACGATAACAGTGGCGGAGGGTCCGTATGAAGAAGCGTTATTTGCATCAGAGACATATGTAGCCGATATTCATTGGATTGCCGGACGCGCCCCCGTGTTGCCTTTGAAGTGTGATGTGCGCATACGATACAGGCAACCGCTTCAAAAAGCGACAATAGTCCATGATGGAGATCGTATCAAAGTAGAATTTGAGAGTCCGCAGAGAGCTGTAACACCCGGCCAGTCCGTTGTTTTATATGCAACGGAAGAATCGTCTGTCGGCAGACAGATGCTCGGAGGAGGAGTTATTTCTTAA
- a CDS encoding endolytic transglycosylase MltG yields the protein MDIVAKMKREYRIYERLRHKRTLWIAGSALFVLWFVITSITLFLPPYDFPSDKIFDVEDGKGLQQISKELKENDVIRSASLFSFLIKLFGHERSIKAGLYYFEQPLSLVDIMYRLTDGNYEVTPFRATIKEGATIYGMGLFFEERGFFSANAFWHAAGLHPDHYGNDGEYLPLENDYSMKSDLVSKRPTGEGLEGFLFPDTYFFPPGVTPEGVVHAMLENFDRKIVPDIRAEIDQQGKSFYDVLIMASIIEREALNGDDGKIISGILWKRLASDYPLQVDAVLSYITGRGSFALSADDLDIDSPYNVYRRIGLPPTPISNPGIEAIEAALYPEETDYWYYLHDAEGRAHYARTFDEHKENKIKYLR from the coding sequence ATGGATATCGTAGCGAAGATGAAACGAGAATACCGCATTTATGAACGGTTGCGCCACAAGCGTACGCTGTGGATTGCCGGTAGCGCGCTATTTGTTCTCTGGTTTGTGATTACATCAATCACGCTTTTTTTGCCTCCGTATGATTTTCCGAGCGATAAGATATTTGATGTGGAAGACGGAAAGGGGTTGCAGCAGATCTCAAAAGAATTAAAAGAAAACGACGTTATCCGTTCTGCGTCGCTTTTTTCTTTTTTAATAAAACTATTCGGGCATGAGCGGAGTATTAAAGCGGGTCTCTACTATTTTGAACAGCCGCTTTCTTTGGTAGACATTATGTACCGTCTTACGGACGGCAATTATGAAGTCACGCCGTTTCGGGCAACGATTAAAGAGGGGGCGACTATTTATGGGATGGGTCTTTTTTTTGAAGAGCGCGGTTTTTTTTCTGCTAACGCATTCTGGCATGCGGCAGGCCTGCATCCCGATCATTACGGTAATGACGGCGAATATCTACCGCTAGAAAATGATTATAGTATGAAATCAGATCTCGTAAGCAAGCGGCCCACAGGAGAGGGGCTTGAGGGATTTTTGTTTCCGGACACATATTTTTTCCCGCCCGGCGTAACGCCGGAAGGGGTTGTGCATGCCATGCTTGAAAATTTTGATAGAAAGATAGTGCCCGATATTCGTGCAGAAATAGATCAACAGGGGAAGTCATTTTATGATGTTCTGATTATGGCGTCTATTATTGAGCGGGAAGCGCTGAACGGGGACGACGGGAAGATTATCTCAGGTATTCTATGGAAACGTCTTGCGAGCGACTACCCGTTGCAGGTGGATGCAGTTCTTTCGTATATTACGGGGCGCGGTTCGTTTGCTTTGAGTGCGGATGATCTTGATATTGATTCTCCATATAATGTATATAGGCGGATTGGTTTGCCGCCCACTCCCATATCAAATCCCGGGATAGAGGCAATAGAAGCGGCGCTCTACCCGGAAGAAACGGATTACTGGTATTATTTGCATGATGCGGAGGGGCGTGCGCATTACGCGCGTACATTTGATGAACATAAAGAAAATAAAATAAAATATTTGAGATAA